The Sphingomonas panacis DNA segment AAGGCCGCAGCCTGCGCGATGCTGGTCGGACTGGCGTCGGTGGCTTTGCTCGGGCTGTCGGGCTGGTTCATCACGGCGGCGGCCCTTGCCGGCGCTGCGGGACCGCTCGCCGCGCAGGCGTTCAACTATATGCTGCCGAGCGCCGCCATCCGCCTGCTTGCGATCGCCCGGACCGGCGCCCGTTACGGGGAACGGATCACCAGCCATGCCGCCGCCCTCTCCGCCTTTGCCCGATTGCGGCCCATGCTCTTTCAGGCTGTTGCCACCATGCCTGCCGCCAAGGGCCTTCGCTTTCATCTTGGCGACCTGTCGGCGCGGATGACGCAGGACGCCGATGTCATGGAGGCGCGGTTCGTGCGGCGTTCGGCGCGATGGAGCGGGCTCGCCGGTGCGCTCGCCGGCGCAGCCTTGATCGCGCTTGCCGATTGGGCGGCGGTGGGGGCGATGCTCGGATCGATGGCGCTCTTGCTGCTGTCGGCAAGCCTCTTGGCCCGGCGAACAGAGCATAGTGGTCGCCAGGTCCAGATCGCGGGCGCCCGGCTGAAGGATATGTTCGGCACGATGGCAGGCGCAGCGCCGGAACTGCGCTGTTACGGCCTCGAAGGCTGGGCCGCGGATCGATTGGTCGAACGCGGCAAGCTCCTGACCGACGCACAGCGCGCGCAGGGCTGTGGATTGGCCTGGTCCGAAGGCCTGCAGGCATTGGCGACGGGGCTTGCGGCCCTCTCGGTACTCATGCTGTCGGCGCACGCCGGGATGGCTGTGGCTGCGCTGGCGACGCTAGCTGCCGCCATGGCGATGGACAGCCTGGCGCCGCTGGTGCGCGACTTTGCGGCGCGCGGCGCCATCGGTGAAGCCGAAACTCGGTTGGATGCCGTGCTCGACCTGGGTTCGGCCAGCAGCGCTCCCCCGCCGGAGGCGATCTCAGCTCAGCCGGTGGAGCTGCTGGTCGAGGGACATCGCCTCGGACCCGGGAGCCGCGTCGCTCTTACGGGACGCTCGGGAGCCGGGAAGACGAGCCTGATCGAAGCGATGATCGGCTTGCGTGCTGTCGCGCCCGGCCGCCTGCGTGTCGACGGCGTCGAGGCAGGACATATCCCATCCGGTCGGCTACGGTCGCTGTTCGGATGGGCGCCGCAGGACGCCGCACTCCTGGCGGGGACCGTTCGCGACAATCTGCTGCTGGCGCGGGCGGGCGCGACGGACGCCGAGCTGTGGGCCGCATTGCATGACGCGGCGATAGACGAACGCGTCAGGGCGCTGCCCGGCGGGCTCGACGGCTGGATCGGCGAGAATGGTTGCGCCCTTTCGGGTGGGGAGCGTCGCCGGCTCTCGCTGGCCCGGGCCTATCTGGCGCCCGCGCAATGGCTGCTTCTAGACGAGCCGACCGAAGGGCTGGATCGTCAAACCGAGCGACTGATCGTGGAACGGCTGGACACGCGTCTCCAGAAAACGGGACAGGGCCTTATTCTCGTCAGCCACCGTGCTGCCCCGCACGGTCTCTGCGATCTGGCGATTTCGGTAGAACCGAGTACCCAACTGGCGGGACGTGAATTGGCCGCTTAGTCGGTGGCGTCGAAGGTGCGTAGATTCCCCAAGAGCGAGCCTCAACGCGCTCGGCTAGCATCGTCGGCGAAAGGAGTCGTTCGATGGCTGACCTAACAAAGGCCCATGGCCGACATGTGGTGGTTCTCGCTCATCCAGACCCGACAAGCTTCAATGCGGCAGTGGCCCAGGCCTATTGCGACACCGTGCGGGAATGCGGACAAGAGGCGCTCCTGCGTGATCTATACGCGATGAACTTCGATCCCGTCCTAAGGAACGACGAGCGGCCGGACCGTCAGCAATTCCGGATCGCACCGGATGTGCGAGCCGAGCTCGAGGCGATCGGCGGTTGTGATGTCGTCGCCTTCATCTACCCGATCTGGTTCGGCCTGCCGCCGGCGATGATGAAAGGCTATGTCGACCGTGTGATCGGCGCGGGCGTGACGCCCCGCCAGGTCCAGGAGCGCACAGGGGAAGGTCCGCTGACCGCGGGCCATATGATCTCGATCACCACGTCAGGCGCGCGCGACGCATGGCTCGACGAGCAGGGCCAGGTGGAGTCGCTACGCGAATTGTCGAGCCGATATCTGTTCCGGGCTTTCTCGATGAAATCAGCACATTATCTTCATATCGGCAGTATCGTCGAAGGACTCGCCGAACGCTTCGCCGATGAGCATCTTTACGATGTTCGAGAGAAAGCGCGAACGGTCTGCGCGAAGGTCGCGGCGGAGCGCTATGGTGCAGCGGCGCAGCCTTCGGTTTTTGACGGAAGCTGAAATCCAATTCGATCCCGACCAGTGTGTGGCTGCAAACTTGGGCGGCGGGTCACGGGAATATGCTATGGCTCCCGATGTTTAGTAGATCATGCCGGTGCTTCGCTCAACGGCCGAGCATCGCGTCGCCTCGCTCCACGTCGAAAGTCGCACCGCTATCAAGCACGCGCCGAATGGAATAAATCCCGGTGTGGGCAGGACCAGGTGTGCGCCGATGGTTGGTGCCGTTCGCGCTCTCGCGAACTACGTAACCTTACAGATATTCCGGCGCTCATCGACGTGGGAACTGGTGGAGCAAAGGAGTTCCGCGCTTGACCGCCCCCATTCTGGAAATACGGGATCTCCACGTTTCGGCGGATGGCCTGCCTGTCCTCCACGGCGTGACCCTCTCCATCCCGACCGGCGAGACGCATGTGTTGTTCGGACCGAACGGGTCGGGCAAATCGTCGCTCCTCGCAACGATCATGGGTCTGGCGCCCTATCAGATCACGAGCGGAGAGATCTGGCTTAAAGGTCGGCGCATCGACGCGCTGCCCGTCGATCAGCGGGCACAGATGGGCCTTGGCATGTCGTTTCAGCGACCGCCGCCTCTGGAAGGCGTGACGGTCGAGGCGTTCACGGCGGCGATCGGCGCTACCGCGTTGCTGGAAACCGAGGCGCCGGCGCTGGATTTCGGTGCTTTTGCAGAGCGCGATGTCAATGTCGGCTTCTCGGGCGGTGAGATCAAACGATGGGAGATTCTGAAACTCTTCCTCAGGCGTCCCGACCTGTGCCTGTTTGACGAACCCGAAAGCGGTGTCGATCTCGAGCACATCGCTGCCGTCGGCAAGGCCATCGACCGGTTGCTTGGCGCGAATACCCCCGCGGATCCGCAACGCACGGCGCTCGTGATCACCCACACCGGCTTCATCCTCGATTATATCCATGCCGATGTCGGCCATCTCATGGTTGACGGTCGGATCGCGGGCTCCGCCGACCCTCGGATCCTGTTCCGTCACATCAAGGCGCATGGCTATTCAATGCCGCCAAGAGACACATCCGTCCCATCATCGATCTGAACGAAGGAAGTTCTGATGGCCACAATCCTCGACGTCGATATCTCTCCGGAGGAAAAGCAGCAACTCGCCCCCGTCGGCTACAGCGTCGAGGGCGAGCACAGCGGCACATGCGTACTCGTGAACCAGGAGGTCCGGCATATCGCGGTCACCGATCCCGACGTCGAGATCCTGCCGCTGAAGGACGCGCTCGCCCGCTATGACTGGGTACAGGATCTGATGTTCAATTTGATCGACCCTGCCGAGGACGAGCATGTTGCGCAGGCCGCTGAAAGCCGCCACGCACCGATCGGGCACTTCATCCGCATCCGCAAGGGGGCCAAGGTGCGTCTGCCGGTGCAGGTCTTCACGCTGCTCGAAACGCCGCAGGGCCGCCAGTTCCATCACAACATCACGGTCATCGAGGAAGGCGCCGAGATCGAGATGATCTCGGGCTCGGCGGTTCCGCCTGCCGTCCATGCCGGGTACCATCTTTCGATCTCCGAGACCTATCTGCACGAGGGCGCCACGTGCCGCTCCGTCTCGATAGAGCGGTGGGGAGCCGCCATGGAGGTCCACAGCTATGCGCGAACGCATGTCGGAAAGAATGCGAATATCGTCGAAAGCAATATCCAGGTGTCCCCGCTCAAGCGGCACCGGGCGCAGAGCCGAACGATAATCGAGGACGGGGGCATGTCAAACGACCAGTCGGTGATCTTCGCCCCGGCCGGCACCGAGCGGATCATGGAGAGTGAAATCCATCTCAAAGGTGTCGGCGCGCGCTCGGAGAGCATCACGCGCATGGTAACGGGCGGCGGGACCATTTCCAATCGCTCGACGCTGGTTGGCGAAGGCAAGGACAGCCGCGGGTTTCTGGGTTGCAACGGCCTCAAGCTCACCGACGAGGGCGAGATTTTGTCCATACCGGCGCTACTGGCGCGCAGCGCTGAGGCACAGCTTTCGCACGAGGCATCGATCGGCATGATCGACCAGGGCAAGCTTTCCTACCTGATGGCCAGCGGTATGGGCGAGGACGCGGCCCGGGATCTGATCATCCAGGGCTTCCTCAATCTCGACGCCCAGCAGCTCCCCGAAGCCATCCGGATCGAGGTCAGTCGGACGATCGCAGCCGCCAACTCCGGATCAATGTGAGGGCCGGCTGTCCCAACGATCGGCCGGGACGCGACGGAGGACCCTCGAATGGTCGATCCACGTACGTCAGAAAAATCGCGGCTTTCCGACGCCTCACCCGCGATGGAAGCGATGCTCGCCGCTTGCCAGCTCTGGGCAGTGCCGCTGACTTGTTACGCGTTGTGGTGGAACGCGGCCGTTGATAGCTTCTGTCCCCACATGGCGCGGTGCCCCCACCGCCTCCATCATCGGGAGCATGATCAGCTCATCGTTCCGGAGCCGCTCGAGGAAACAGGTGAGCATGCCCTGTTCGCCTGACGCTATCGGATCCAGTGAGCGCGCGCGCCAGGAAGATTGCGGGAATAACGTGTCCGTGGGCATCGCGGACGGTGATATCTTGCACGCTCTGGTCGGGCTCTGACGCTATGGTTGCACAGGTATCCGGAGCGCCGACTTCCGACGTTCAGAACGATGTGATCGCCTTTCTCGAGAGCGGCGACGCCTTCGATAGCCGCGAACCTCCGCGGCGTATCGATACGCACTGTGCCAGCATTTTTCTGGTGGGCGGTCAGGCCTGGAAGCTTAAGCGCGCCGTCACGTTCGGTTATCTCGACTTTTCAACGGCCGAACGGCGGCGCGAGGCTCTCGAAACAGAACTGCGCCTTAATCGGCGGACAGCACCGCAGCTCTACCGCGCCGTCCATCCCATCAGCCGAACCCCTGAGGGTCACCTGAAACTGGGAGGTAGCGGGAATCCCGTCGACTGGATCCTCGAAATGCAGCGGTTCCCCGACGACGCGTTGCTCGACGAGAAGGCCAGCCACGGTCATCTCGATGCGCAGATGCTAATGACCCTTGCCGATCATATCGTCGCTTTCCATGCCGCCGCCGAGGTCTTTGTAACGGACGCGGGATCGGCACGCTTTCGCGACGTGGTCGAAGGCAATGTCGACAGTATGGCGCGCTGCCGGGCGGTCCTCGATCCTGAGCAATCCACGCTCCTCGCCAAGCGCTTGCTCGACCTGACGGCGACGATGGCGCCGCTTCTTGATGATCGCAGTGCGCGAGGGCGTGTGCGCCACGCCCATGGCGACCTTCACCTCGCCAACATCGCGCTCATCGAAGGTCGCCCTACGCTGTTCGACTGCCTCGAATTCAGCACCGAACTGGCGACGATCGATGTCCTCTACGACCTTGCCTTTCTGCTCATGGATCTGTGGCACCGCGATCTCCACGCCGAAGCCAACATCGTCTTCAACCGCTATCTCGACCTTTCCGGAGACGATGAGGACGGGATCGCGCTGATGCCGCTATTCCTGTCGGTGCGTGCTGTGATCAGGGCTCACGTCCTTGCCGCGCAGGCGATGCGCCCAGGCGGGAATCTGTCGCTGGCCGACGTCGCGCGCAGCTATCTCGATCTGGCGCTCGCTCTCCTGCAGCCGGGCCGGCCGCGCCTTATCGCGATCGGCGGACTCTCCGGAACGGGCAAGTCCAGCCTGGCAAGCGTTCTGGGCGGTGATATAGGACGGGCTCCAGGCGCAAGGATCGTTCGCAACGACGTCGTTCGCAAGCGCCTTGCTGGCCGGTCGCCCGAAACCAGATTGCCCCAGACGAGCTATTCTGAGGAAGCAGCCAATCTGGTCTATAGACGTGCCGGCGAACTCGCACTGGCTGCGCTGTCTTGCGGACAGTCCGTGATCGCAGATGCCGTGTTCGCACAGCGCGCCCATCGAGTAGAGATCGAGGTTGTCGCCGCTCAAGCGCGCGTCTCCTTTATGGGGTTGTGGCTTGATGCGCCGTCCGAAACCCGAATGCGTCGTGTCGGGGTGCGCGGTCCGGACGCATCTGATGCCGATGCTGCCGTTGCACGAACGCAGGAAGCATTGGCTATCGGCGATCTCGCATTCTGGCAACGGATTCCGGCAGCCGATCAGCTTCAAATCGTGGCAGCCCGCGCAAGGACCGTCCTTTAATCCGATACGCCAGCTGTGGCGGTGTGATCGTGAAACGGGCAAGTGCCCGGTGAGCAATTTCAAATGCGGCATGAAGCGACGGCTATGGCGATACCTCAATGTTCCAAGAGAACAGCTATGTCCGCGCCGCGCAGGAGGTCCCGTGTCACACCTCCAAATATCCACTCCCTGAACCGGGAATGGCCATAAGCGCCTGCGGCAATCAGATCGGCGCCATGTGCCTGCGAGAAGGCAATCAGGGCCGCGGCTGTTGTTTGCTCCCCCGCACCCACATGATGGGCTTCGGCGACCCAGCCGAGCGAGTGTAAATGGCGGACGACGTCGTTCGCCGTAGGCTGCGAGCGTCTATCGCCTTCCGTCGCGATATCCACGGCCGCGAGGTAATAATGTGCCCGCGGTCCAGCGACCGACATGGCAGCGTGGAGCGCCCTTGCTGCCTCTCGAGTACCGTTCCATCCAACAGCGATCCGCGCAAAATTCCCGGCACCTGCCCCCTTGGGCAGCATGACCACGGGGCGACCGGACGCAAAGACCACCGCTTCGACAAGTTCCCGTCGAAAATCGGGGCTGCCATAGGCTTCGCTTGGTCCGAACAGGACAAGCTGCGAGAGGCTCGCCTGCGCCACCACCTTCTTCAGCAATAGCGTCGGGTCATCGAGCAATGTGCATACGGTGATGCCGGCCTTGTCTGCCAGTGCCCAGATCCGCTTCTCCTTTGCGTCGACTGCGCGGTTGAATTCGGCAGCGGTTGCATCGGGCAGTCCGTGCGCCGATGCGGAACCCGGCACCGGGATCGGGCAAGCTACACCTATGATCAGCCTGGCGCCGCGTGATGACGACAGCGCAATCGCGTCGGCGATGAACGCCTCGTCGGCATCGCCTGTATCTACCACGACAAGTATATCCCTGATCATGACGCCCCTTCCATCCGGACAATGCCAAATTCCCCGCGACCGCTTGTCGCGTCTCGCTGCATCAACCGAGGAGAGAAAGCCGACGGCGTGTTTACCCCGTCAATAAACTCACTTTCTTGGCTTTAATGCGGCAAGAAGTGTCAGGCAAAGTATCGCCAGACCCACGATCGCCGCGGCTATATCCATGTTCTGCTCGGCCATACATCTGTCTCGTGCGCAACATTTCTGGCTCTGAAGCCGCGAACGTCGGGGATCTGTCGCCTAATCGCGCACCGGTTGGCCTGAAATCGGTAAGGTTACGTACTCGCGCAGCTTCAGCAATGGGCGGGTACGGACTCGCCTAAGACGCCGGCATGAACAGCGCAGACATAAGTATATGAACCGATATTTCGGCCTGTGAGAGCGCCGTAGCTTGAGAAGGGCATCCTTCGACGGTGCCGGTCCGCGCCCGCGCCCTACGGGGTGCCGCGCAACAGGAGATTGATCGATGTCCTATGCCACGTTGATGGTCCACCTCGAGCTCGGCCAGCCGAACGTGGATCTGCTGAAGATCACCGGGGATCTCGCTGAGCGCTTTCAAGCGAGCGTCATCGGCATAGCCGCATGCCAGCCGATACAATATGTCTATGGCGATGGCTTCATATCCGGCCAGGTCGCCGAACAAAACCGGGCCGAGATCCAGCAGGAAGTCGATGCCGCTGAGACGGAATTCCGGGCGGCGCTCGACAGCAGGGTGTCCGATCTGACCTGGCGCTGCGCCATTACCCGGACATCGATTGCCGACTATATCGGAGAGGAAGCCCGCAGCGCGGATCTGTTGATCACAGCGCGCGATCGAGGCGGTTCGTTGCTCGATAAAACGCGCAATGTCGATATGGGCGATCTCGTCATTCGCGCGGGCCGCCCCGTTCTTCTCGTCCCAACCGGCGCCACCAGTCTCAAGCCC contains these protein-coding regions:
- a CDS encoding amino acid ABC transporter ATP-binding/permease protein; protein product: MSGGLARLLRAEARRQRVALAKAAACAMLVGLASVALLGLSGWFITAAALAGAAGPLAAQAFNYMLPSAAIRLLAIARTGARYGERITSHAAALSAFARLRPMLFQAVATMPAAKGLRFHLGDLSARMTQDADVMEARFVRRSARWSGLAGALAGAALIALADWAAVGAMLGSMALLLLSASLLARRTEHSGRQVQIAGARLKDMFGTMAGAAPELRCYGLEGWAADRLVERGKLLTDAQRAQGCGLAWSEGLQALATGLAALSVLMLSAHAGMAVAALATLAAAMAMDSLAPLVRDFAARGAIGEAETRLDAVLDLGSASSAPPPEAISAQPVELLVEGHRLGPGSRVALTGRSGAGKTSLIEAMIGLRAVAPGRLRVDGVEAGHIPSGRLRSLFGWAPQDAALLAGTVRDNLLLARAGATDAELWAALHDAAIDERVRALPGGLDGWIGENGCALSGGERRRLSLARAYLAPAQWLLLDEPTEGLDRQTERLIVERLDTRLQKTGQGLILVSHRAAPHGLCDLAISVEPSTQLAGRELAA
- a CDS encoding NAD(P)H-dependent oxidoreductase; this translates as MADLTKAHGRHVVVLAHPDPTSFNAAVAQAYCDTVRECGQEALLRDLYAMNFDPVLRNDERPDRQQFRIAPDVRAELEAIGGCDVVAFIYPIWFGLPPAMMKGYVDRVIGAGVTPRQVQERTGEGPLTAGHMISITTSGARDAWLDEQGQVESLRELSSRYLFRAFSMKSAHYLHIGSIVEGLAERFADEHLYDVREKARTVCAKVAAERYGAAAQPSVFDGS
- a CDS encoding ABC transporter ATP-binding protein, which translates into the protein MTAPILEIRDLHVSADGLPVLHGVTLSIPTGETHVLFGPNGSGKSSLLATIMGLAPYQITSGEIWLKGRRIDALPVDQRAQMGLGMSFQRPPPLEGVTVEAFTAAIGATALLETEAPALDFGAFAERDVNVGFSGGEIKRWEILKLFLRRPDLCLFDEPESGVDLEHIAAVGKAIDRLLGANTPADPQRTALVITHTGFILDYIHADVGHLMVDGRIAGSADPRILFRHIKAHGYSMPPRDTSVPSSI
- a CDS encoding SufD family Fe-S cluster assembly protein, with translation MATILDVDISPEEKQQLAPVGYSVEGEHSGTCVLVNQEVRHIAVTDPDVEILPLKDALARYDWVQDLMFNLIDPAEDEHVAQAAESRHAPIGHFIRIRKGAKVRLPVQVFTLLETPQGRQFHHNITVIEEGAEIEMISGSAVPPAVHAGYHLSISETYLHEGATCRSVSIERWGAAMEVHSYARTHVGKNANIVESNIQVSPLKRHRAQSRTIIEDGGMSNDQSVIFAPAGTERIMESEIHLKGVGARSESITRMVTGGGTISNRSTLVGEGKDSRGFLGCNGLKLTDEGEILSIPALLARSAEAQLSHEASIGMIDQGKLSYLMASGMGEDAARDLIIQGFLNLDAQQLPEAIRIEVSRTIAAANSGSM
- a CDS encoding AAA family ATPase produces the protein MIAFLESGDAFDSREPPRRIDTHCASIFLVGGQAWKLKRAVTFGYLDFSTAERRREALETELRLNRRTAPQLYRAVHPISRTPEGHLKLGGSGNPVDWILEMQRFPDDALLDEKASHGHLDAQMLMTLADHIVAFHAAAEVFVTDAGSARFRDVVEGNVDSMARCRAVLDPEQSTLLAKRLLDLTATMAPLLDDRSARGRVRHAHGDLHLANIALIEGRPTLFDCLEFSTELATIDVLYDLAFLLMDLWHRDLHAEANIVFNRYLDLSGDDEDGIALMPLFLSVRAVIRAHVLAAQAMRPGGNLSLADVARSYLDLALALLQPGRPRLIAIGGLSGTGKSSLASVLGGDIGRAPGARIVRNDVVRKRLAGRSPETRLPQTSYSEEAANLVYRRAGELALAALSCGQSVIADAVFAQRAHRVEIEVVAAQARVSFMGLWLDAPSETRMRRVGVRGPDASDADAAVARTQEALAIGDLAFWQRIPAADQLQIVAARARTVL
- a CDS encoding universal stress protein is translated as MIRDILVVVDTGDADEAFIADAIALSSSRGARLIIGVACPIPVPGSASAHGLPDATAAEFNRAVDAKEKRIWALADKAGITVCTLLDDPTLLLKKVVAQASLSQLVLFGPSEAYGSPDFRRELVEAVVFASGRPVVMLPKGAGAGNFARIAVGWNGTREAARALHAAMSVAGPRAHYYLAAVDIATEGDRRSQPTANDVVRHLHSLGWVAEAHHVGAGEQTTAAALIAFSQAHGADLIAAGAYGHSRFREWIFGGVTRDLLRGADIAVLLEH
- a CDS encoding universal stress protein, whose protein sequence is MSYATLMVHLELGQPNVDLLKITGDLAERFQASVIGIAACQPIQYVYGDGFISGQVAEQNRAEIQQEVDAAETEFRAALDSRVSDLTWRCAITRTSIADYIGEEARSADLLITARDRGGSLLDKTRNVDMGDLVIRAGRPVLLVPTGATSLKPERVMVAWKDSREARRAVLDALPLLEMASHVTVVEIASEDDMTEAGKRIADVVGWLKRHGIPAEPLVARSTGNDATAIETIARQQSAGVIVAGAYGHSRLREWVLGGVTADLLLAADRCAMLSH